In one Candidatus Polarisedimenticolaceae bacterium genomic region, the following are encoded:
- a CDS encoding tetratricopeptide repeat protein: MRASALLLALFLATTARADIASADAAFDDDDHVQALKLYDEVLAEDPSNVHALLRSGMLLSWDKKYDDALARYERALTREPKNPDVLLERGKVFLWSKRYDEAIDSYAKVLEQRPHDAWALLGTAQAYAWRGRSAEARPFYVRAVEADPDLKDARIGLAYADLETGNAPAAREAAAALAVKYPDDPEVKALNEAAKKSSAAWVQVGYEHLDDSDENRMNGYIAEGGFGFATRFDLRFGYRHDDFNGPVPGNADANGTADLLYGVLGWDPRPRQRGELRLGAARLTDSGGNDRTTAIGGLSYSFPIGTWTGRAGAAYDPFLYSPQILDNDIDVTSVTFSAAGLASKHVQVEAGAGYGHFSDGNTRLNADAGAWYVWTWPARRLLAGGVVRYLDFADDLNHGYFDPSNLVAGLASVRSNGTIGRSRWEYETTAEGGVQRYTFNGATNTGKPLWNFYGLLAHPLGRGFSFQLDANYGNSSAASGPGFNSIFFGAGVRYTFGG; this comes from the coding sequence ATGCGCGCTAGCGCCCTGCTCCTCGCCCTCTTCCTCGCGACGACGGCGCGCGCGGACATCGCCTCGGCCGACGCGGCGTTCGACGACGACGATCACGTCCAGGCGCTGAAGCTCTACGACGAGGTCCTCGCGGAGGATCCGTCGAACGTCCATGCGCTCCTGCGCTCGGGGATGCTCCTCTCGTGGGACAAGAAGTACGACGACGCGCTCGCCCGCTACGAGCGCGCGCTCACCCGCGAGCCGAAGAACCCCGACGTCCTCCTCGAGCGCGGCAAGGTCTTCCTCTGGAGCAAGCGCTACGACGAGGCGATCGACAGCTACGCGAAAGTGCTCGAGCAGAGGCCCCACGACGCCTGGGCGCTTCTCGGCACGGCGCAGGCGTACGCGTGGCGCGGGCGCTCCGCTGAGGCGCGGCCGTTCTACGTGCGCGCGGTCGAGGCCGATCCGGACCTCAAGGATGCGCGGATCGGTCTCGCCTACGCCGATCTCGAGACGGGGAACGCTCCCGCGGCGCGCGAGGCCGCGGCGGCCCTCGCCGTGAAGTACCCCGACGATCCCGAGGTCAAAGCGTTGAACGAGGCGGCGAAGAAGTCGAGCGCCGCGTGGGTCCAGGTCGGCTACGAGCACCTCGACGACTCCGACGAGAACCGCATGAACGGGTACATCGCCGAAGGGGGCTTCGGCTTCGCCACGCGTTTCGACCTGCGCTTCGGCTACCGGCACGACGACTTCAACGGCCCGGTGCCGGGGAACGCCGATGCGAACGGCACCGCCGATCTTCTCTATGGCGTCCTCGGGTGGGACCCGCGCCCGCGGCAGAGGGGCGAGCTGCGCCTCGGCGCCGCGCGCCTCACCGATAGCGGGGGCAACGACCGCACGACCGCGATCGGCGGTCTCTCGTATTCGTTCCCCATCGGAACGTGGACCGGGCGTGCCGGGGCGGCGTACGACCCGTTCCTCTACTCGCCGCAGATCCTCGACAACGACATCGACGTCACCTCCGTGACCTTCTCCGCCGCGGGGCTTGCCAGCAAGCATGTCCAGGTCGAGGCCGGCGCTGGGTACGGCCACTTCTCCGACGGCAACACACGCTTGAACGCCGACGCCGGTGCCTGGTACGTCTGGACGTGGCCGGCGCGTCGCCTCCTCGCCGGCGGTGTCGTCCGCTACCTCGATTTCGCGGATGACCTGAACCACGGCTACTTCGATCCGTCGAACCTGGTCGCCGGCTTGGCCTCCGTCCGCTCGAACGGAACGATCGGCCGTTCCAGGTGGGAATACGAGACCACCGCGGAAGGCGGTGTGCAGCGCTACACCTTCAACGGCGCGACGAACACCGGAAAGCCGCTCTGGAACTTCTACGGCCTCCTCGCGCATCCCCTCGGCCGCGGCTTCTCGTTCCAGCTCGACGCGAACTATGGCAACTCGTCGGCCGCGTCGGGCCCGGGCTTCAACTCGATCTTCTTCGGCGCGGGGGTGCGCTACACCTTCGGAGGCTGA
- a CDS encoding response regulator: MGLAKTILVAEDDPVTRRFVVSLLEERGYEVLVAEDGEHALELAKSASPDLLVSDLVMPYRDGFEVLRAIRNDAKIAHLPVLILSMRDHEDDIVRGLESGADEYVVKPFNARELVARVKKLLEPRRA, from the coding sequence GTGGGCCTCGCGAAGACGATCCTCGTGGCCGAGGACGATCCGGTGACCCGCCGGTTCGTCGTCTCGCTCCTCGAGGAGCGCGGCTACGAGGTCCTCGTCGCGGAAGACGGCGAGCACGCTCTCGAGCTGGCGAAGAGCGCCTCGCCCGATCTCCTCGTGAGCGATCTCGTCATGCCGTACCGCGACGGCTTCGAGGTCCTCCGCGCGATCCGGAATGACGCGAAGATCGCGCACCTGCCCGTTCTCATCCTCTCCATGCGCGACCACGAGGACGACATCGTCCGCGGCCTCGAGTCGGGGGCCGACGAGTACGTCGTCAAGCCGTTCAACGCGCGCGAGCTGGTGGCGCGCGTCAAGAAGCTCCTCGAACCGAGGCGGGCCTGA
- a CDS encoding HEAT repeat domain-containing protein gives MFQVLVAAIIATAGVFLALTLFIVSGKAVREIRDARRRSRRNALEPSILRYVHGEDPSILAALRGGLARSDRPVVETILLDHVQRVRGVERERLARGLDELGYVDAYMDALGSTRWWTRAHAAENLGLAGAKRATSKLVSALGDDVAEVRLRAAKSLGLVGGRAAVRPLLQALGEPNRWSTIRIADILSDMGREVVHELMEAYPELNRHGRLAALDIVGRVHALETIGWLLARLDDDDADIRARAAHALGAIGVLEGAPRLRSALADPAWPVRAMAAKALGRIHDAEAIPELCATLRDREWWVRANAAEALKQAGPMGIEALEGMLADEDLYARHQACVVLEAAGILERRVAQLGSTGTVRDSAERVIQRFVAAGQTGRLRELAVTHGDPGVRNALARLLPLDNAPMERDREEVQR, from the coding sequence ATGTTCCAGGTCCTCGTCGCGGCGATCATCGCGACCGCGGGGGTCTTCCTCGCGCTCACGCTCTTCATCGTGTCGGGAAAGGCCGTGCGCGAAATCCGCGATGCGCGCCGGCGATCGCGACGGAACGCGCTCGAGCCCTCGATCCTTCGTTATGTCCACGGAGAAGATCCTTCGATCCTCGCCGCGCTCCGGGGCGGTCTCGCGCGCAGCGACCGACCGGTCGTGGAGACGATCCTGCTCGACCACGTCCAGCGGGTGCGCGGGGTCGAGCGCGAGCGCCTCGCGCGAGGGCTCGACGAGCTGGGCTACGTGGACGCGTACATGGACGCGCTCGGGAGCACACGCTGGTGGACGCGCGCTCATGCGGCGGAGAACCTCGGCCTCGCCGGCGCCAAGCGGGCGACGTCGAAGCTCGTTTCCGCGCTCGGCGACGACGTCGCCGAGGTCCGGCTCCGCGCGGCGAAATCGCTCGGCCTCGTCGGCGGCCGCGCCGCGGTGCGCCCGCTCCTTCAAGCGCTCGGCGAGCCGAACCGCTGGTCGACGATCCGCATCGCCGACATCCTGAGCGACATGGGAAGGGAAGTCGTCCACGAGCTGATGGAGGCGTACCCGGAGCTGAACCGCCACGGCCGGCTCGCAGCGCTCGACATCGTCGGCCGCGTCCACGCGCTCGAAACGATCGGCTGGCTGCTCGCGCGTCTCGACGACGACGATGCCGACATCCGAGCGCGCGCCGCGCATGCGCTCGGCGCGATCGGCGTGCTCGAAGGCGCGCCGAGACTCAGAAGCGCACTCGCCGATCCCGCGTGGCCGGTGCGTGCGATGGCCGCGAAGGCGCTCGGCCGCATCCACGACGCGGAAGCGATCCCCGAATTGTGCGCGACCCTTCGCGACCGCGAGTGGTGGGTGCGCGCCAACGCCGCGGAAGCGCTCAAGCAAGCCGGGCCGATGGGAATCGAAGCGCTGGAAGGCATGCTCGCCGACGAGGATCTCTACGCGCGCCACCAGGCGTGCGTCGTCCTCGAAGCCGCGGGCATCCTCGAGCGAAGGGTCGCGCAGCTCGGGTCGACCGGCACGGTCAGGGACAGCGCCGAGCGTGTCATCCAACGCTTCGTCGCGGCGGGTCAAACCGGCCGCCTGCGCGAGCTGGCGGTGACCCACGGCGATCCCGGCGTGAGGAACGCCCTCGCGCGCCTCCTCCCGCTGGACAACGCTCCGATGGAGAGAGACCGGGAGGAGGTGCAGCGATGA
- a CDS encoding glycosyltransferase: MTFTGFLAQALLYFNIFVLIYFLALNSIYLILFVISLFEVLRFVRRTFFSDYRQIMQSDMTWPISVLIPAHDEEKTIVETVRSMLMVNYGEFEIVVINDGSNDKTLARLVEAYELRRTDQPYRRVIPTQQVRAVYRSLAHPNLVVVDKEKGGKSDALNAGINLARYPLFCSIDADSVIEDNALLRVVKPFMEKPHETVAAGGIVRIVNGCEVKEGRVTRIALPDRAIPIFQVVEYLRAFLTGRVGWSNLQSLLIISGAFGIYKKQEVVEIGGYTHDTDTEDLELVVRLHEHMRRKKQPYRVVFVPDPVCWTESPESLRVLARQRNRWHRGLLQTIWIHKRMFLNPRYGTVGMFAFPYFAIFELLGPFIETFGYIAVIFSYLLGILDVQYFLLFLAVSVLYGVFLSIAAVLLEEISFRRYPGWTDLAKLVAYSVLENLGYRQLLSAIKVKAFWDAIRRRRAWGKMQRKGFQPARVES; encoded by the coding sequence ATGACCTTCACCGGCTTCCTCGCTCAGGCGCTCCTGTACTTCAACATCTTTGTCTTGATCTACTTCCTCGCATTGAACTCGATCTACCTCATCCTCTTCGTGATCTCGCTCTTCGAAGTTCTGAGGTTCGTGCGACGGACCTTCTTCTCCGACTACCGCCAGATCATGCAGTCCGACATGACGTGGCCGATCTCGGTCCTCATCCCCGCGCACGACGAGGAGAAGACGATCGTCGAGACCGTGCGCTCGATGCTCATGGTCAACTACGGCGAGTTCGAGATCGTCGTCATCAACGACGGCTCGAACGACAAGACGCTCGCTCGCCTCGTCGAAGCGTACGAGCTGCGCCGCACCGACCAGCCGTACCGCCGCGTGATCCCGACGCAGCAGGTCCGGGCGGTCTACCGCTCGCTCGCGCACCCCAACCTCGTCGTCGTCGACAAGGAGAAGGGCGGCAAGTCCGACGCGCTCAACGCCGGCATCAACCTCGCGCGCTACCCGCTCTTCTGCTCGATCGACGCCGACTCCGTCATCGAGGACAACGCGCTCCTCCGCGTCGTGAAGCCGTTCATGGAGAAGCCGCACGAGACCGTCGCCGCCGGCGGCATCGTCCGCATCGTCAACGGCTGTGAGGTCAAGGAAGGCCGCGTCACCCGCATCGCTCTTCCCGACCGCGCGATCCCGATCTTCCAGGTCGTCGAGTATCTCCGCGCTTTCCTCACGGGCCGCGTCGGCTGGTCGAACCTCCAGTCGCTCCTCATCATCTCGGGCGCGTTCGGCATCTACAAGAAGCAGGAGGTCGTCGAGATCGGCGGCTACACGCACGACACCGACACCGAAGACCTCGAGCTCGTCGTGCGCCTGCACGAGCACATGCGCCGCAAGAAGCAGCCCTACCGCGTCGTCTTCGTGCCCGATCCCGTCTGCTGGACCGAATCGCCCGAGTCGCTCCGCGTGCTCGCGCGCCAGCGCAACCGCTGGCACCGCGGCCTCCTCCAAACGATCTGGATCCACAAGCGCATGTTCCTGAACCCGCGCTACGGCACCGTCGGCATGTTCGCCTTCCCGTACTTCGCCATTTTCGAGCTGCTCGGTCCGTTCATCGAGACGTTCGGCTACATCGCCGTCATCTTCTCTTACCTGCTCGGCATCCTCGACGTGCAGTACTTCCTACTCTTCCTCGCGGTCTCGGTGCTCTACGGCGTCTTCCTCTCGATCGCCGCGGTGCTTCTCGAGGAGATCTCGTTCCGCCGCTACCCCGGTTGGACCGATCTCGCCAAGCTCGTCGCCTACAGCGTCCTCGAGAACCTCGGCTACCGGCAGCTCCTCTCCGCGATCAAGGTCAAGGCGTTCTGGGACGCGATCCGCAGACGTCGAGCGTGGGGGAAGATGCAGCGGAAGGGGTTCCAGCCGGCGAGGGTGGAGAGCTAG
- a CDS encoding M14 family zinc carboxypeptidase: MRRWTLLVALLSCATLSSAAPAPGVGLDRLFPGARFDPAVPTQESVVGFTPGSRPITYDELMRYVGAVAAASKRVKVLPYAKTYEDRELVVIAVGEESTIAGLDAFRDEHAKLTDPRRTSDAAVSGAKSVAWMAYGIHGNEISSTDAAAALLYWLAAGEDDRARAVRKASLVLIDPCENPDGRERALSQIRWFAHKTPTGDLDDLSHTAIWPYGRGNHYMFDMNRDWITLTQPESRRVAEIAKWNPQVMVDSHEMGQESTYLFSPARPPLNPFLPKSYLEQARLYAADQAKALDARSYPYYTREWDDEFFPGYGSSWAMYRGAVGILYEMSQTNGTFVLKSSGETRTYLQAVEHHVISSVANLSTLAASGPKAIAVTLATRRDGIERGTTGKVRAWVLPRGRFPDRTDALGRLLMNQGIEVQRLSAQTTVSGLVDSATGESRSVDLPAGSWLVPMDQPSGNLARAILDPHVPMNADFLFAERKSIETGKGTRSYDTTAWSLPLLFGVEAYWSATKPAGAWQPDIKLPLPPAGVEGSPAPTTFGWVFEGSSDGAGLAVADLLQAGVSLRLAEKPFRVDGREFAAGSILVKKEANGTDVGRLLDDVGKKHGIAIMTASTALAETGADLGGGFFHALAAPHIAVLTGPAVSREGYGAIWHWLDTVVGLRFSAIDLASLPGTDLRRYNVVVVPPLDWSASAVKAVLGKGGLDGLKEWVEGGGTLIGVGASELLADKDLGLTKARLRSQALDTSPPLVWSLRADEAEAAGTLAAPGLDAPEDKKDAKASPPKRTSPYDVAPVIGPGAKAFVEGTDIGTPLGGAPVDLDTWLKPVLPSGQSAPKDEDRRRVDDRLRRFAPQGALLRADVDPDLYLTWGQPSDLTVYYGADDALIVRPPVRALAVFSGIDTIQRGGLLWPEFAARLAKTAYASQESVGRGQVILFIDHPDFRGWTIGTRRLLLNALLYGPGVGAQAPAAW, encoded by the coding sequence ATGAGACGCTGGACCCTACTCGTCGCGCTCTTGTCTTGCGCGACCCTCTCCTCCGCCGCGCCGGCTCCCGGCGTGGGCCTCGATCGCCTGTTCCCCGGCGCCCGCTTCGATCCGGCGGTGCCGACGCAGGAGTCGGTAGTCGGGTTCACGCCCGGCTCGCGACCGATCACCTACGACGAGCTGATGCGGTACGTGGGCGCGGTCGCCGCGGCGAGCAAGCGCGTCAAGGTGCTCCCATACGCCAAGACCTACGAGGATCGCGAGCTCGTCGTCATCGCGGTCGGCGAGGAATCGACGATCGCCGGTCTCGACGCGTTTCGCGACGAGCACGCCAAGCTCACCGATCCTCGCCGAACGAGTGATGCAGCTGTTTCGGGTGCGAAGTCCGTCGCATGGATGGCGTACGGGATCCACGGGAACGAGATCTCGTCGACCGATGCCGCGGCGGCGCTCCTGTATTGGCTCGCCGCCGGCGAGGACGATCGAGCACGCGCGGTCCGCAAGGCGTCGCTCGTCCTCATCGACCCCTGCGAGAACCCCGACGGGCGCGAGCGCGCGCTCTCGCAGATCCGATGGTTCGCCCACAAGACGCCGACGGGCGACCTCGACGACCTGTCACACACGGCGATCTGGCCGTACGGCCGCGGCAACCACTACATGTTCGACATGAACCGCGACTGGATCACGCTCACGCAGCCCGAGTCGCGCCGGGTCGCCGAGATCGCGAAGTGGAATCCGCAGGTCATGGTCGACAGCCACGAGATGGGCCAGGAGAGCACCTACCTCTTCTCGCCGGCGCGCCCGCCGCTCAATCCGTTCCTCCCGAAGAGCTACCTCGAGCAGGCGCGGCTCTACGCCGCCGATCAGGCGAAGGCGCTCGATGCGCGCAGCTATCCCTACTACACGCGTGAGTGGGACGACGAGTTCTTCCCTGGATACGGGTCGTCGTGGGCGATGTACCGCGGGGCGGTCGGAATCCTCTACGAGATGTCGCAGACGAACGGGACCTTCGTGCTCAAGTCGTCCGGCGAGACGCGGACGTACCTGCAGGCGGTCGAGCATCACGTCATCAGCTCGGTAGCGAATCTCTCGACGCTCGCCGCGAGCGGGCCGAAGGCGATCGCGGTGACGCTGGCGACGCGCCGCGACGGGATCGAGCGGGGCACGACGGGGAAGGTGAGGGCGTGGGTTCTTCCGCGCGGACGATTCCCGGATCGGACCGACGCCTTGGGCCGTCTCCTCATGAATCAGGGGATCGAGGTGCAGCGGCTGTCGGCGCAGACGACCGTGTCCGGTCTCGTCGATAGTGCGACCGGCGAGTCACGATCGGTCGATCTTCCGGCCGGGAGCTGGCTCGTGCCGATGGATCAGCCTTCGGGCAACCTGGCGCGCGCCATCCTGGATCCCCACGTTCCGATGAATGCGGATTTCCTCTTCGCGGAACGGAAGTCGATCGAGACCGGGAAGGGGACGCGGAGCTACGACACGACCGCCTGGTCGCTGCCGCTGCTCTTCGGGGTCGAGGCGTACTGGAGCGCGACGAAGCCGGCGGGCGCATGGCAGCCGGACATCAAGCTGCCGCTGCCGCCGGCGGGTGTCGAGGGGTCGCCTGCGCCGACGACGTTCGGTTGGGTGTTCGAGGGATCATCCGACGGCGCCGGTCTCGCGGTCGCCGATCTCCTTCAGGCCGGGGTCTCGCTGCGCCTCGCCGAGAAGCCGTTCCGCGTGGACGGCCGTGAGTTCGCGGCCGGATCGATCCTCGTGAAGAAGGAGGCGAACGGGACCGACGTCGGGCGCCTGCTCGACGACGTGGGGAAGAAGCATGGCATTGCGATCATGACCGCCTCGACGGCGCTCGCGGAGACCGGCGCCGATCTCGGCGGCGGCTTCTTCCACGCGCTCGCGGCCCCGCACATCGCGGTCCTCACCGGTCCTGCCGTCTCGCGCGAAGGCTACGGCGCGATCTGGCATTGGCTCGACACGGTGGTCGGTCTGCGCTTCTCCGCGATCGACCTCGCTTCGCTTCCCGGCACCGATCTCCGCCGCTACAACGTCGTCGTCGTGCCGCCGCTCGACTGGTCGGCGTCCGCGGTCAAGGCGGTTCTCGGCAAGGGCGGCCTCGACGGCCTGAAGGAATGGGTCGAAGGAGGCGGCACGCTCATCGGGGTCGGTGCTTCGGAGCTGTTGGCCGATAAGGACCTCGGGCTCACGAAGGCGCGCCTGCGCAGCCAGGCTCTCGACACGTCGCCGCCGCTCGTCTGGAGCCTCCGCGCCGACGAGGCGGAGGCCGCGGGCACCCTCGCGGCGCCAGGCCTCGACGCTCCCGAGGATAAGAAAGATGCGAAGGCGAGCCCACCGAAGCGCACGTCGCCCTACGACGTCGCGCCGGTCATCGGCCCCGGCGCGAAGGCGTTCGTGGAAGGCACGGACATCGGCACGCCGCTCGGAGGAGCGCCGGTCGATCTCGACACGTGGCTCAAGCCGGTTCTCCCTTCGGGGCAGAGCGCGCCGAAGGACGAAGACCGCCGGCGCGTCGACGATCGTCTTCGCCGCTTCGCGCCGCAGGGGGCGCTCCTGCGAGCCGACGTCGATCCCGATCTTTATCTCACCTGGGGACAGCCGTCCGATCTCACCGTCTACTACGGCGCCGACGACGCGCTCATCGTGCGTCCACCGGTGCGCGCGCTCGCGGTCTTCTCCGGGATCGACACGATCCAACGCGGCGGTCTGCTCTGGCCCGAGTTCGCGGCCCGTCTCGCGAAGACCGCCTACGCCTCGCAGGAGTCGGTCGGCCGCGGCCAAGTGATCCTCTTCATCGACCACCCGGACTTTCGCGGATGGACGATCGGCACGCGCCGTCTCCTGTTGAACGCGCTGCTCTACGGGCCGGGGGTCGGCGCGCAAGCGCCCGCGGCGTGGTAG
- a CDS encoding NAD-dependent epimerase/dehydratase family protein: MNRRRRTFIKAAAVAGAGAALSASLPKVLAAPASKPMKILILGGTSFLGPQIVEAAQARGHVITLFNRGKTNPGLFPDVEKLHGDRNGDLKSLEGRQWDSVVDTSGFVPRLVTLSASLLAPSVKQYVFISTISVFAENLKPGTAENGPLATMPDETSEDVQKYYGALKALSEKAADKAMSGRACNIRPGLIVGPGDKSDRYTYWPVRLARGGEVLAPGDGSDPVQFVDVRDLGAWVILAVEKNLNGTYNATGPEKKLTMKKFLEETKKGVGGDPKLTWVPADFLEKKEVAPWSDMPVWVPGDAGFTQIDCKRAIAAGLSFRSPSATAKDTRAWFRTLPEDRRGKLSAGITAEKEAEILAAWHASAK, from the coding sequence ATGAATCGGAGGCGAAGGACGTTCATCAAGGCCGCCGCGGTCGCGGGGGCCGGAGCCGCGCTGAGCGCCTCTTTGCCGAAGGTCCTTGCGGCACCGGCGTCGAAGCCGATGAAGATCCTGATCCTCGGCGGCACCTCGTTCTTGGGCCCGCAGATCGTCGAGGCGGCGCAGGCGCGCGGCCACGTGATCACGCTCTTCAATCGCGGGAAGACGAACCCCGGCCTCTTCCCCGACGTCGAGAAGCTCCACGGTGACCGGAACGGCGATCTCAAAAGCCTCGAGGGGCGCCAGTGGGACTCGGTCGTCGACACGTCGGGGTTCGTGCCCCGGCTCGTCACGCTCTCCGCGTCGCTCCTGGCGCCGAGCGTCAAGCAGTACGTCTTCATCTCGACGATCTCGGTATTCGCCGAGAACCTGAAGCCGGGGACGGCGGAGAACGGACCTCTCGCCACGATGCCCGACGAGACGAGCGAGGACGTGCAGAAGTACTACGGCGCTCTGAAGGCGCTCTCGGAGAAGGCGGCCGACAAGGCGATGTCCGGCCGCGCGTGCAACATCCGCCCCGGACTCATCGTGGGTCCCGGCGACAAGAGCGATCGGTACACCTACTGGCCGGTCCGTCTCGCGCGCGGCGGTGAGGTCCTCGCCCCGGGCGACGGCAGCGACCCGGTGCAGTTCGTCGACGTTCGCGATCTCGGCGCGTGGGTCATCCTCGCGGTCGAGAAGAACTTGAACGGCACCTACAACGCGACCGGGCCGGAGAAGAAGCTCACCATGAAGAAGTTCCTCGAGGAGACGAAGAAGGGGGTGGGCGGCGACCCGAAGCTCACCTGGGTCCCGGCCGACTTCCTCGAGAAGAAAGAGGTCGCGCCCTGGAGCGACATGCCGGTGTGGGTCCCGGGCGACGCCGGGTTCACGCAGATCGATTGCAAGAGGGCGATCGCCGCCGGCCTCTCCTTCCGTTCGCCGTCCGCCACCGCGAAGGACACGCGCGCCTGGTTCCGCACGCTTCCGGAAGATCGTCGCGGTAAGCTCAGTGCGGGGATCACCGCCGAGAAGGAAGCGGAGATCCTCGCCGCATGGCACGCCTCGGCGAAGTGA
- the lsrF gene encoding 3-hydroxy-5-phosphonooxypentane-2,4-dione thiolase — MDWGLSDRLQRILRPPAGRTVMLAVDHGYFLGPTSGLEKPRTTIEPLLPFADSLMLTRGVLRTSVPAGTGVPIVLRVSGGASILRELSHEGLTVAMEDAIRLNASAVTLSIFVGAEGERETLLNLAKLVDAGHRYGIPVLAVTAVGKDMVRDARYLGLACRIAAEIGAHLVKTYYCDGFEEVVGSTPVPLIVAGGKKTPERDAIALAWNAVNAGAAGVDMGRNIFQSDAPVGMIRAVRAVVHQGVSIEEATAIYEGEKPRIAR, encoded by the coding sequence ATGGACTGGGGACTGTCGGACCGCTTGCAGAGGATCCTGAGACCGCCCGCGGGGCGCACGGTCATGCTCGCGGTCGATCACGGCTACTTTCTCGGTCCGACCTCCGGCCTCGAGAAGCCGAGGACGACGATCGAGCCGCTCCTTCCGTTCGCGGACTCGCTCATGCTCACGCGCGGCGTGCTCCGCACCTCGGTGCCTGCCGGGACCGGCGTCCCGATCGTGCTCCGCGTCTCCGGCGGCGCGTCGATCCTCCGCGAGCTGTCGCACGAGGGGCTGACGGTTGCGATGGAAGACGCGATCCGCCTGAACGCGTCGGCGGTGACGTTGTCGATCTTCGTCGGTGCCGAAGGCGAGCGCGAGACCCTCCTCAACCTCGCGAAGCTCGTCGATGCCGGGCACCGCTACGGCATCCCCGTGCTCGCCGTCACCGCGGTCGGGAAGGACATGGTCCGCGACGCGCGCTATCTCGGACTCGCCTGCCGCATCGCGGCGGAGATCGGCGCGCACCTCGTGAAAACCTACTACTGCGACGGCTTCGAAGAGGTCGTCGGCAGTACTCCCGTGCCCCTCATCGTCGCCGGCGGGAAGAAGACGCCCGAGCGCGACGCGATCGCGCTCGCGTGGAACGCGGTGAACGCCGGTGCCGCGGGCGTCGACATGGGACGCAACATCTTTCAATCCGACGCGCCGGTCGGGATGATCCGCGCCGTCCGCGCGGTCGTGCACCAGGGCGTTTCGATCGAAGAGGCGACGGCGATCTACGAGGGGGAGAAGCCGCGGATCGCGCGATGA
- a CDS encoding alcohol dehydrogenase catalytic domain-containing protein has product MRAAVYYANDDVRLEERPRPLAGPGELVFRVMASGLCGSDVMEWYRKPKAPVVLGHEVAGEVVEIGEGLAGFVAGDRIVATHHVPCNTCRYCRAGHHPVCETLRTTHFDPGGLAELVRLPAVNVLRGTLALPPGVSYEEGSFVEPLACAVRGQRVAGGASEKRVAVIGSGLSGLLHIVWAKASGAASIVASDLSPYRLAAARRAGATETLDARAEALPPRCADVAILCAASMPALDAAIRMLDRGGTLLVFALFPPGTTASLPLHELGRDGISIVHSYAGPPADMKTALDAIANRRVDVRSLITHRLPLADAQEGFRLVAEAGDSLKVIVEPQR; this is encoded by the coding sequence ATGAGGGCCGCGGTCTACTACGCGAACGACGACGTCCGCCTCGAAGAGCGTCCACGTCCCCTCGCCGGCCCCGGCGAGCTGGTCTTCCGCGTGATGGCGTCCGGCCTCTGCGGCTCGGACGTCATGGAGTGGTACCGCAAGCCGAAGGCGCCGGTCGTGCTCGGGCACGAGGTCGCGGGCGAGGTCGTCGAGATCGGCGAAGGGCTCGCCGGCTTCGTCGCCGGCGACCGCATCGTCGCGACGCACCACGTTCCCTGCAACACGTGCCGTTACTGCCGTGCCGGCCATCACCCGGTGTGCGAGACGCTTCGAACGACGCACTTCGATCCCGGCGGCCTCGCGGAGCTGGTCCGTCTCCCCGCCGTGAACGTGCTCCGCGGCACGCTCGCGCTCCCGCCTGGCGTGAGCTACGAGGAAGGCTCGTTCGTCGAGCCGCTCGCCTGCGCCGTGAGGGGCCAACGGGTCGCAGGAGGCGCCTCTGAAAAGCGTGTCGCCGTCATCGGAAGCGGCCTCTCGGGTCTCCTACACATCGTCTGGGCGAAGGCATCGGGCGCGGCGAGCATCGTCGCAAGCGATCTCTCGCCGTACCGCCTGGCCGCCGCGCGCCGAGCGGGGGCGACCGAGACGCTCGACGCGAGAGCCGAGGCCCTACCTCCGCGGTGCGCCGACGTCGCCATCCTCTGCGCCGCCTCGATGCCGGCGCTCGACGCCGCGATCCGCATGCTCGACCGCGGCGGCACGCTTCTGGTCTTCGCCCTCTTCCCGCCCGGGACGACGGCGAGCCTGCCGCTTCACGAGCTCGGACGGGACGGTATCTCGATCGTGCACTCCTACGCCGGGCCTCCGGCCGACATGAAGACCGCGCTCGACGCGATCGCCAACCGGCGCGTGGACGTGCGTTCTCTCATCACGCACCGTCTCCCTCTCGCCGACGCACAAGAGGGCTTCCGCCTCGTCGCCGAAGCCGGAGATTCCTTGAAAGTGATCGTGGAGCCGCAGCGCTGA